The Mobula birostris isolate sMobBir1 chromosome 6, sMobBir1.hap1, whole genome shotgun sequence genome has a window encoding:
- the rpl37a gene encoding large ribosomal subunit protein eL43 has translation MAKRTKKVGIVGKYGTRYGASLRKMVKKIEISQHAKYTCSFCGKTKMKRRAVGIWHCGSCMKTVAGGAWAYNTTSAVTVKSAIRRLRELKDQ, from the exons ATG GCGAAACGCACAAAGAAGGTTGGGATCGTGGGCAAGTATGGCACCCGGTACGGAGCATCTCTCCGCAAAATGGTGAAAAAGATCGAGATCAGCCAACACGCCAAGTACACCTGCTCCTTCTGTGGGAAG ACCAAGatgaagaggagagctgttggaATCTGGCACTGTGGGTCCTGCATGAAGACAGTAGCTGGAGGAGCCTGGGCCTACAA CACGACTTCAGCTGTCACTGTGAAGTCCGCCATTCGTCGCCTCCGGGAGCTGAAGGACCAGTAA